The Nitrospinota bacterium region TTGCTGTTTTCTTAATCATTCATAACGATTTTGCTCCCTCGTATAGAAAAGATCTCATGGCTTCCGGCAGGTATGGAGGGACATTTCTTACCCTTTCCCTTTCGGGTAACAGAATTAAAGAAATTCCTCCGAAACCCTATGATCCCTCCTGGGACAGCCTCCTAGACATACGTTTACTCCGGTTCATGTTTTATCAATACAAACTTAGAACCAAAATAAATTATATAAAAAGCTTGGTCCTCAACGAACAGTATCAAATGAATATGAGCGTCAAGGATTTGGAAGGGAGTTTCGACAACGATCTTCTGATTGCTGACTATGTTGTGAAAAATATCGCATCCTTTGCAAAAGAAAAAAATATAAAGCTCATCTTTGCTATGAATGGGGATACTTGGTCGATATACAATCAAGACACCAGCAATAAGCCTAACAATACATTAAAGTTTAATGTAGCTATGAGACAAATCGTGGAAAAACATGGTGGAAGATTCATTGATTTGCATAAAAACTTTCTCAGGGATTATCAAGAGAATCATGAAAGATTCGAGTTTAAAACCGATGGGCACTGGAACCCCTATGGGCATCAGGTGGCGACAAAACCTATTTACAAGGCGATACAAGAATTAATTCAAT contains the following coding sequences:
- a CDS encoding SGNH/GDSL hydrolase family protein, which produces MAIVTFVLFLIFLEYVALKYFIPTTDVARVEHDDGITHYKALQKGTIRLANEYSALFSINEDGWNSHHDKYFQERNNKTRIAVIGDSYIAALEPGYLKAIPNLLEQRLGPDHFEVYGFGIGAAHLAQYLHIFRNEVLKYDPDIAVFLIIHNDFAPSYRKDLMASGRYGGTFLTLSLSGNRIKEIPPKPYDPSWDSLLDIRLLRFMFYQYKLRTKINYIKSLVLNEQYQMNMSVKDLEGSFDNDLLIADYVVKNIASFAKEKNIKLIFAMNGDTWSIYNQDTSNKPNNTLKFNVAMRQIVEKHGGRFIDLHKNFLRDYQENHERFEFKTDGHWNPYGHQVATKPIYKAIQELIQ